From a single Equus asinus isolate D_3611 breed Donkey chromosome 2, EquAss-T2T_v2, whole genome shotgun sequence genomic region:
- the TWNK gene encoding twinkle mtDNA helicase isoform X2, which translates to MLTQFAVGRLEDQLDKYDEWADRFEDLPLYFMTFHGQQSIRTVIDTMQHAVYVYDICHVVIDNLQFMMGHEQLSTDRIAAQDYIVGAFRKFATDNSCHVTLVIHPRKEDDDKELQTASIFGSAKASQEADNVLILQDRKLVTGPGKRYLQVSKNRFDGDIGVFPLEFNKSSLTFSIPPKSKARLKKIKDDNELVAKKPSSGKKGAVPQNSQTSQAPISSQADPSKPSR; encoded by the exons ATGCTGACACAGTTTGCTGTGGGGCGGCTAGAAGATCAACTGGACAAATACGATGAGTGGGCCGACCGCTTTGAGGACCTGCCTCTCTATTTCATGACTTTCCATGGGCAGCAGAGCATCAG GACTGTAATAGACACAATGCAACATGCAGTCTACGTCTATGACATTTGTCATGTGGTCATTGACAATCTGCAGTTCATGATGGGTCACGAGCAGCTGTCCACAGACAG GATTGCAGCTCAAGACTACATCGTTGGGGCCTTTCGGAAGTTTGCAACAGACAATAGCTGCCATGTGACACTGGTCATTCATCCCCGGAAGGAGGATGATGATAAGGAACTACAGACAGCATCCATTTTTGGCTCAGCCAAA GCAAGCCAGGAAGCGGACAATGTTCTGATCCTGCAGGACAGGAAGCTGGTAACTGGGCCAGGGAAACGGTATCTGCAGGTGTCCAAGAACCGCTTTGATGGAGATATAGGTGTCTTCCCACTTGAGTTCAACAAGAGCTCTCTGACCTTCTCCATACCACCAAAGAGCAAGGCCCGGCTCAAGAAGATCAAGGACGACAATGAGCTAGTGGCTAAAAAGCCCTCTTCTGGCAAAAAGGGTGCTGTGCCTCAGAATTCTCAGACCAGCCAGGCCCCCATCTCCTCCCAGGCAGACCCCTCGAAGCCTTCAAGGTGA
- the LZTS2 gene encoding leucine zipper putative tumor suppressor 2 isoform X3, which produces MAIVQTLPLPLEPAPEAATAPQAQAMGSVSSLISGRPCPGGPAPPRHHGPPGPTFFRQQDGLLRGGYEAQEPLCPAVPPRKAVPGTSFTYINEDFRTESPPSPSSDIEDAREQRARNAHLRGPPPKLIPVSGKLEKGYEDRQRHCQREREALREDGAAQAQRAQRAQQLLQLQVFQLQQEKRQMQDDFAQLLQEREQLERRCATFEREQRELGPRLEETKWEVCQKSGEISLLKQQLKESQAELVQKGSELVALRVALREARAALRVSEGRARGLQEAARARELELEACSQELQRHHQEAERLREKAGQLDTEAAGLREPPVPPAMADPFLLAESDEAKAQRAAAGVGGSLRAQVERLRAELQRERRRGEEQRDSFEGERLAWQAEKEQVIRYQKQLQHNYIQMYRRNRQLEQELQQLSLELEARELADLGLAEPAPCICLEEITATEI; this is translated from the exons ATGGCCATTGTGCAGACTCTGCCACTGCCACTGGAGCCTGCTCCTGAGGCTGCCACGGCCCCACAAGCTCAAGCCATGGGCAGCGTGAGCAGCCTCATCTCAGGCCGGCCCTGCCCTGGAGGGCCGGCTCCTCCCCGCCACCATGGCCCCCCTGGGCCCACCTTCTTCCGCCAGCAGGATGGGCTGCTGCGGGGTGGCTACGAGGCACAGGAGCCACTGTGCCCAGCTGTGCCCCCCAGGAAGGCTGTCCCTGGCACCAGCTTTACCTACATCAACGAGGACTTCCGGACAGAGTCACCCCCCAGCCCAAGCAGTGACATTGAGGATGCCCGAGAGCAGCGGGCACGCAATGCCCATCTCCGTGGACCCCCACCGAAGCTCATCCCTGTCTCCGGGAAGCTGGAGAAG GGCTACGAGGACCGGCAGCGGCACTGCCAGAGAGAGCGCGAGGCCCTGCGTGAGGACGGTGCGGCCCAGGCACAGCGAGCACAGCGGGCCCAGCAGCTGCTGCAGCTGCAGGTGTTCCAGCTGCAGCAGGAGAAGCGGCAGATGCAGGATGACTTTGCGCAGCTGCTGCAGGAACGAGAGCAGCTGGAGCGGCGCTGTGCCACCTTTGAGCGGGAGCAGCGGGAGCTCGGGCCACGGCTGGAGGAGACCAAGTGGGAG gtgTGCCAGAAGTCAGGCGAGATCTCCCTGCTGAAGCAGCAACTGAAGGAGtctcaggcagagctggtgcagaAGGGCAGTGAGCTGGTGGCCCTGCGGGTGGCGCTGCGGGAGGCCCGGGCGGCACTGCGGGTCAGTGAGGGCCGGGCACGGGGCCTCCAGGAGGCAGCCCGAGCtcgggagctggagctggaggccTGTTCCCAGGAGCTACAACGGCACCACCAGGAGGCTGAGCGGCTACGGGAGAAAGCTGGGCAGTTGGACACCGAGGCGGCCGGCCTCCGGGAACCCCCTGTGCCACCTGCCATGGCTGACCCATTCCTCCTGGCAGAGAGCGATGAGGCCAAGGCGCAGAGGGCAGCagccggggtggggggcagccTGCGGGCCCAGGTGGAACGGCTGCGGGCAGAGCTACAGCGGGAGCGGCGGCGGGGCGAGGAGCAGCGGGACAGCTTCGAGGGGGAGCGGCTGGCCTGGCAGGCAGAGAAGGAGCAGGTGATCCGCTACCAGAAGCAGCTGCAGCACAACTATATCCAGATGTACCGGCGTAACCGGCAGCTGGAGCAGGAGCTGCAGCAGCTCAGCCTGGAGCTGGAGGCCCGGGAGCTCGCTGACCTGGGGCTGGCCGAGCCAGCCCCCTGCATCTGCCTGGAAGAGATCACCGCCACCGAAATCTAG
- the LZTS2 gene encoding leucine zipper putative tumor suppressor 2 isoform X2, which translates to MAIVQTLPLPLEPAPEAATAPQAQAMGSVSSLISGRPCPGGPAPPRHHGPPGPTFFRQQDGLLRGGYEAQEPLCPAVPPRKAVPGTSFTYINEDFRTESPPSPSSDIEDAREQRARNAHLRGPPPKLIPVSGKLEKNMEKILIRPTAFKPVLPKPRGAPSLPSFLGPRAAGLCGSQGSLTQLFGGPASSSSSSSSSAADKPLALSGWASGCPSGTLSDSGRNSLSSLPTYSTGGAEPATNSPGSHLPSHGPGRGALPGPARGAPTGPSHSDSGRSSSSKSTGSLGGRVAGGLLGSGPRGSPDSSSCGERSPPPPPPPPPPSDEALLHCVLEGKLRDREAELQQLRDSLDESEGYEDRQRHCQREREALREDGAAQAQRAQRAQQLLQLQVFQLQQEKRQMQDDFAQLLQEREQLERRCATFEREQRELGPRLEETKWEVCQKSGEISLLKQQLKESQAELVQKGSELVALRVALREARAALRVSEGRARGLQEAARARELELEACSQELQRHHQEAERLREKAGQLDTEAAGLREPPVPPAMADPFLLAESDEAKAQRAAAGVGGSLRAQVERLRAELQRERRRGEEQRDSFEGERLAWQAEKEQVIRYQKQLQHNYIQMYRRNRQLEQELQQLSLELEARELADLGLAEPAPCICLEEITATEI; encoded by the exons ATGGCCATTGTGCAGACTCTGCCACTGCCACTGGAGCCTGCTCCTGAGGCTGCCACGGCCCCACAAGCTCAAGCCATGGGCAGCGTGAGCAGCCTCATCTCAGGCCGGCCCTGCCCTGGAGGGCCGGCTCCTCCCCGCCACCATGGCCCCCCTGGGCCCACCTTCTTCCGCCAGCAGGATGGGCTGCTGCGGGGTGGCTACGAGGCACAGGAGCCACTGTGCCCAGCTGTGCCCCCCAGGAAGGCTGTCCCTGGCACCAGCTTTACCTACATCAACGAGGACTTCCGGACAGAGTCACCCCCCAGCCCAAGCAGTGACATTGAGGATGCCCGAGAGCAGCGGGCACGCAATGCCCATCTCCGTGGACCCCCACCGAAGCTCATCCCTGTCTCCGGGAAGCTGGAGAAG AACATGGAGAAAATCCTGATTCGCCCAACAGCCTTCAAGCCAGTACTGCCCAAGCCTCGAGGGGCACCGTCCCTACCTAGCTTCCTGGGTCCTCGGGCCGCCGGACTGTGTGGGAGCCAGGGAAGCCTAACACAGCTGTTTGGGggccctgcctcctcttcctcttcctcctcctcctcggctgCCGACAAACCCCTGGCACTGAGTGGCTGGGCCAGTGGCTGCCCATCGGGGACGCTGTCTGACTCTGGCCGAAACTCATTGTCCAGCCTGCCCACTTACAGCACCGGGGGTGCTGAGCCGGCCACCAACTCCCCAGGCAGCCACCTGCCCTCCCACGGCCCTGGGCGGGGGGCACTGCCTGGGCCAGCCCGAGGGGCCCCTACTGGGCCCTCCCACTCGGACAGTGGCCGCTCTTCCTCTAGCAAGAGCACAGGCTCCCTGGGGGGCCGTGTGGCTGGGGGGCTCTTGGGCAGCGGTCCCCGGGGCTCCCCTGACAGTAGCTCCTGTGGGGagcgctccccacccccaccgccgcccccaccacccccttCGGACGAGGCCCTGCTGCACTGTGTCCTGGAAGGAAAGCTCCGTGACCGTGAGGCAGAGCTGCAGCAGCTGCGGGACAGTCTGGACGAGAGTGAG GGCTACGAGGACCGGCAGCGGCACTGCCAGAGAGAGCGCGAGGCCCTGCGTGAGGACGGTGCGGCCCAGGCACAGCGAGCACAGCGGGCCCAGCAGCTGCTGCAGCTGCAGGTGTTCCAGCTGCAGCAGGAGAAGCGGCAGATGCAGGATGACTTTGCGCAGCTGCTGCAGGAACGAGAGCAGCTGGAGCGGCGCTGTGCCACCTTTGAGCGGGAGCAGCGGGAGCTCGGGCCACGGCTGGAGGAGACCAAGTGGGAG gtgTGCCAGAAGTCAGGCGAGATCTCCCTGCTGAAGCAGCAACTGAAGGAGtctcaggcagagctggtgcagaAGGGCAGTGAGCTGGTGGCCCTGCGGGTGGCGCTGCGGGAGGCCCGGGCGGCACTGCGGGTCAGTGAGGGCCGGGCACGGGGCCTCCAGGAGGCAGCCCGAGCtcgggagctggagctggaggccTGTTCCCAGGAGCTACAACGGCACCACCAGGAGGCTGAGCGGCTACGGGAGAAAGCTGGGCAGTTGGACACCGAGGCGGCCGGCCTCCGGGAACCCCCTGTGCCACCTGCCATGGCTGACCCATTCCTCCTGGCAGAGAGCGATGAGGCCAAGGCGCAGAGGGCAGCagccggggtggggggcagccTGCGGGCCCAGGTGGAACGGCTGCGGGCAGAGCTACAGCGGGAGCGGCGGCGGGGCGAGGAGCAGCGGGACAGCTTCGAGGGGGAGCGGCTGGCCTGGCAGGCAGAGAAGGAGCAGGTGATCCGCTACCAGAAGCAGCTGCAGCACAACTATATCCAGATGTACCGGCGTAACCGGCAGCTGGAGCAGGAGCTGCAGCAGCTCAGCCTGGAGCTGGAGGCCCGGGAGCTCGCTGACCTGGGGCTGGCCGAGCCAGCCCCCTGCATCTGCCTGGAAGAGATCACCGCCACCGAAATCTAG
- the TWNK gene encoding twinkle mtDNA helicase isoform X1, with amino-acid sequence MWVLLRSGYPLRILLPLRGEWMSRRGLPRSLVPGPPRRRYRKEALPALDVPVLPVTTTEIRQYLRAHGIPFQDGHSCLRAPSPFVGASQLKDQTSATTSFNLFIDKTTGRFLCMTSLAEGSWEDFQASVEGRGDGAREGVLLSEAPEAEDSEEVRRIWDRAIPLWELPEPEEAHLARVMFGLTKVTDDTLRHFSVRYLRPARSLVFPWFSPGSLRLRGLKLLGAEGQGDGVHYVETTIPRPGAYHNLFGLPLITRRDVEVVLTSRELDSLALNQSTGLPTLALPRGTACLPPALLPYLEQFRRIVLWLGDDLRSWEAAKLFARKLNPKRCSLVRPGDHQPRPLEALNRGLNFSRILRTALPAWHKSIVSFRQLREEVLGELSNVEQVAGIRWGRFPDLNRLLKGHRKGELTVFTGPTGSGKTTFISEYALDLCTQGVNTLWGSFEISNVRLARVMLTQFAVGRLEDQLDKYDEWADRFEDLPLYFMTFHGQQSIRTVIDTMQHAVYVYDICHVVIDNLQFMMGHEQLSTDRIAAQDYIVGAFRKFATDNSCHVTLVIHPRKEDDDKELQTASIFGSAKASQEADNVLILQDRKLVTGPGKRYLQVSKNRFDGDIGVFPLEFNKSSLTFSIPPKSKARLKKIKDDNELVAKKPSSGKKGAVPQNSQTSQAPISSQADPSKPSR; translated from the exons ATGTGGGTCCTCCTCCGAAGTGGGTACCCCCTCCGTATTCTACTGCCCTTGCGTGGGGAGTGGATGAGTCGGAGGGGCCTGCCCAGGAGCTTAGTCCCAGGCCCTCCTCGCAGACGGTACAGGAAAGAGGCTCTCCCAGCCTTGGACGTACCAGTGTTGCCTGTAACTACAACTGAAATCCGCCAGTATTTGCGGGCGCATGGGATCCCCTTCCAAGATGGCCACAGCTGTCTGCGGGCACCAAGCCCCTTTGTGGGGGCCTCACAGCTCAAGGACCAAACTAGTGCTACCACTTCCTTCAACCTCTTCATTGACAAGACCACAGGCCGCTTTCTCTGCATGACCAGCCTAGCAGAGGGGAGCTGGGAAGACTTCCAGGCCAGCGTGGAGGGGCGAGGGGATGGGGCCAGAGAGGGAGTCCTGCTTAGTGAGGCCCCAGAAGCTGAGGACAGTGAGGAAGTCCGGAGGATCTGGGACCGAGCAATACCTCTCTGGGAGCTGCctgagccagaggaggcccaccTGGCTCGTGTGATGTTTGGCCTCACCAAAGTGACAGATGACACACTCAGGCATTTCAGTGTGCGGTATCTGCGGCCTGCTCGCAGCCTTGTCTTCCCTTGGTTCTCCCCTGGAAGTTTGCGATTACGAGGCCTGAAGCTACTAGGGGCTGAAGGCCAGGGGGATGGAGTACACTATGTGGAGACCACCATTCCCCGGCCTGGCGCCTACCACAATCTGTTTGGATTACCACTGATCACTCGTCGAGATGTTGAGGTGGTACTCACAAGTCGTGAGCTAGACAGCCTAGCCTTGAACCAATCCACAGGGCTGCCCACCCTTGCCCTACCCCGAGGAACAGCCTGCTTACCCCCTGCCTTGCTCCCTTACCTTGAACAGTTTCGACGTATTGTGCTCTGGCTAGGGGATGACCTTCGGTCCTGGGAAGCTGCCAAGTTGTTTGCCCGTAAACTGAACCCCAAGCGATGCTCCTTGGTGCGGCCTGGGGACCACCAGCCCCGTCCCCTGGAGGCTCTGAACAGAGGCTTAAATTTTTCTCGTATTCTGCGTACTGCCCTGCCCGCCTGGCACAAGTCTATCGTGTCTTTCCGGCAGCTTCGGGAGGAGGTGCTAGGAGAACTGTCAAATGTGGAGCAGGTAGCTGGCATCCGCTGGGGTCGCTTTCCAGACCTTAATCGTCTCTTGAAGGGACATCGGAAGGGCGAGCTGACGGTCTTCACAG GGCCAACAGGCAGTGGAAAGACAACGTTCATCAGTGAGTATGCCCTGGATTTGTGTACCCAGGGGGTGAACACGCTATGGGGTAGCTTTGAGATCAGCAACGTGAGACTAGCCCGGGTCATGCTGACACAGTTTGCTGTGGGGCGGCTAGAAGATCAACTGGACAAATACGATGAGTGGGCCGACCGCTTTGAGGACCTGCCTCTCTATTTCATGACTTTCCATGGGCAGCAGAGCATCAG GACTGTAATAGACACAATGCAACATGCAGTCTACGTCTATGACATTTGTCATGTGGTCATTGACAATCTGCAGTTCATGATGGGTCACGAGCAGCTGTCCACAGACAG GATTGCAGCTCAAGACTACATCGTTGGGGCCTTTCGGAAGTTTGCAACAGACAATAGCTGCCATGTGACACTGGTCATTCATCCCCGGAAGGAGGATGATGATAAGGAACTACAGACAGCATCCATTTTTGGCTCAGCCAAA GCAAGCCAGGAAGCGGACAATGTTCTGATCCTGCAGGACAGGAAGCTGGTAACTGGGCCAGGGAAACGGTATCTGCAGGTGTCCAAGAACCGCTTTGATGGAGATATAGGTGTCTTCCCACTTGAGTTCAACAAGAGCTCTCTGACCTTCTCCATACCACCAAAGAGCAAGGCCCGGCTCAAGAAGATCAAGGACGACAATGAGCTAGTGGCTAAAAAGCCCTCTTCTGGCAAAAAGGGTGCTGTGCCTCAGAATTCTCAGACCAGCCAGGCCCCCATCTCCTCCCAGGCAGACCCCTCGAAGCCTTCAAGGTGA
- the PDZD7 gene encoding PDZ domain-containing protein 7 isoform X1 produces MAHSFAVGLDPLGLGDLSSGSLSSLSSRGHLGSDLGSATRYLLRKQQRLLNGPPRGIRASSPMGRVILINSPIEANSDESDIIHAVRVEKSPAGRLGFSVRGGSEHGLGIFVSKVEEGSSAERAGLCVGDKITEVNGLSLESTTMGSAVKVLTGSSRLHMMVRRMGRVPGIKFSKEKTTWVDVVNRRLVVEKCSSTPSNSSSEDGVRRIVHLYTTSDDFCLGFNIRGGKEFGLGIYVSKVDRGGLAEENGIKVGDQVLAANGVRFDDISHSQAVEVLKGQTHIMLTVKETGRYPAYKEMVSEYCWLDRLSNGVLQQLSPASESSSSVSSYASSAPYSSAEGSGSLPSDRMDVCLGPEDRGSRGPGWDRADTAIQTEPDMEGHVETWCSVRPTVILRDTAIRSDGPPPSRHLDSALSESPKTALLLALSRPRPPITRSQSHLTLWEEKKQRKKEKSGSPGEKGALQRSKTLMNLFFKGGWHGRLAGDGRREAWTLDRGSPAKPHSRLDTEKAGGVGPVQKFVTWRLRRDRERGRNLLSARSGSPSSQLPNVDEQVQAWESRRPLIQDLARRLLTDDEALAVTRHCSRYVHEGGVEDLVRPLLAILDRPEKLLLLRDIRSVVAPTDLGRFDSMVMPVELEAFEALRSRAVRPPALRPARQDTPPKRHLITPVPDSRGGFYLLPVNGFSEDEGDRELRERLEGLQVSLSASDSRHPHKGIPPLQDVPVDAFAPRRGACTPPPQPPAVAPRPPRPNWLLTEPLTREDPRQSQSQSQGLAQSRSRSHSWGRGKSPGRRRSPSPAPIPAPSTANGRYHKPRKARPPLPRPLDGQATKVGGSQRLSENGTGGTAEQAAMKAPSGELRTVTLSKMKQSLGISISGGIESKVQPMVKIEKIFPGGAAFLSGALQAGFELVAVDGESLEQVTHQRAVDTIRRAYRNKAREPMELVVRVPGPGPLPLPSDSSALRPFPCSLTP; encoded by the exons CCAACAGTGATGAGAGTGACATCATCCATGCAGTCCGGGTAGAGAAGAGTCCCGCAGGGAGGCTGGGTTTCAGTGTGCGAGGCGGCTCCGAGCATGGCCTGGGCATCTTCGTCAgcaaggtggaggaggggagcagtGCAG AGCGGGCTGGCCTGTGCGTGGGGGACAAGATCACGGAGGTGAATGGGCTGAGCCTGGAGAGCACCACCATGGGCAGCGCTGTGAAGGTGCTGACAGGCAGCAGCCGGCTCCACATGATGGTGAGGCGCATGGGCCGTGTGCCGGGCATCAAATTCTCCAAGGAGAAGACCACATG GGTGGATGTGGTGAATCGGCGGCTGGTAGTGGAGAAGTGCAGTTCGACACCGTCCAACAGTAGCTCAGAGGATGGCGTGCGGCGCATCGTCCACCTATACACAACCTCCGACGACTTCTGCCTGGGCTTCAACATCCGCGGGGGCAAGGAGTTTGGCCTGGGCATCTATGTGTCCAA AGTGGACCGTGGTGGGCTGGCCGAGGAGAATGGCATCAAGGTCGGGGACCAGGTCCTGGCAGCCAACGGTGTCAGGTTCGACGACATCAGCCACAGCCAGGCAGTGGAGGTGCTGAAGGGCCAAACGCACATCATGTTGACCGTCAAG GAGACTGGCCGGTACCCTGCCTACAAAGAGATGGTTTCTGAGTACTGTTGGCTGGACCGAT TGAGCAACGGGGTGCTGCAGCAGCTGTCCCCAGCCTCTGAGAGCAGCTCCAGCGTCTCTTCCTACGCGTCCAGTGCCCCCTACAGCTCGGCTGAGGGCTCGGGCTCCCTGCCCTCAGACCGCATGGATGTCTGTCTAGGGCCTGAGGACCGGGGCAGCCGGGGCCCAGGCTGGGACAGGGCAGACACAGCCATACAGACAGAGCCCGACATGGAGGGCCATGTGGAGACCTGGTGCAGTGTGCGGCCCACCGTCATCCTCAGGGACACAGCCATCCGCTCTGATGGACCCCCGCCCAGCCGCCACCTTGACTCTGCGCTCTCTGAGTCCCCCAAGACTGCTCTGCTGCTGGCCCTCAGCCGACCCCGGCCCCCCATCACACGCTCCCAGAGCCACCTGACTTTGTGGG AGGAGAAGAAGCAGCGGAAGAAGGAGAAGTCGGGGTCCCCTGGGGAGAAGGGGGCCCTGCAGCGCTCCAAGACGCTGATGAACCTCTTCTTCAAGGGAGGGTGGCATGGGCGGCTGGCAGGGGACGGGCGCAGAGAGGCCTGGACTCTGGACAGAGGGAGCCCAGCCAAGCCCCACTCTCGCCTGGACACGGAGAAAG CAGGGGGAGTGGGGCCCGTACAGAAGTTTGTCACCTGGAGACTGAGACGCG ACCGGGAGAGGGGCCGGAACCTGCTCTCTGCCAGGTCTGGGAGCCCCTCCAGCCAGCTGCCCAATGTGGATGAGCAGGTGCAGGCCTGGGAGAGCCGACGGCCCCTTATTCAGGACCTGGCCCGGAGGCTGCTGACTGACGACGAGGCGCTGGCAGTCACCCGCCACTGCTCCCGG TATGTGCACGAGGGCGGTGTGGAGGACCTGGTGAGGCCCCTGCTGGCCATTCTGGACAGGCCTgagaagctgctgctgctgagggaCATCAG GAGTGTGGTGGCCCCCACGGACCTGGGCCGCTTCGACAGCATGGTGATGCCGGTGGAGCTGGAGGCTTTTGAGGCCCTCAGGAGCCGGGCAG TACGGCCTCCTGCCTTGCGACCAGCCCGGCAGGACACACCGCCCAAGCGTCACCTCATCACCCCTGTGCCTG ACAGCCGTGGAGGCTTCTACCTGCTGCCTGTGAATGGCTTCTCGGAGGATGAAGGTGATAGGGAGCTGCGGGAGCGGCTGGAGGGCCTCCAGGTCTCCCTGAGTGCCTCTGACTCCCGCCACCCTCATAAAGGAATCCCCCCTCTCCAAGACGTGCCAGTAGATGCCTTCGCCCCACGCCGAGGCGCCTGCACACCCCCACCACAGCCACCAGCCGTGGCTCCCCGGCCCCCGAGGCCTAACTGGCTGCTAACAGAACCCCTGACCCGAGAGGACCCTCgtcagagccagagccagagccagggcctggcccagagccGCAGCCGCAGCCACAGCTGGGGCCGAGGCAAGTCCCCGGGACGCAGGCGTTCCCCATCCCCGGCACCTatccctgcccccagcacagcCAACGGGCGCTACCACAAGCCTCGGAAGGCCAGGCCCCCTCTTCCACGACCTCTGGATGGGCAGGCAACCAAGGTAGGGGGCAGTCAAAGGCTCTCCGAGAATGGAACTGGTGGGACAGCCGAGCAGGCAGCCATGAAGGCCCCTAGTGGGGAGCTGAGGACGGTCACGCTGTCCAAGATGAAGCAGTCCTTGG GCATCAGCATTTCTGGGGGCATTGAGTCCAAGGTGCAACCCATGGTGAAGATAGAAAAGATCTTCCCTGGGGGGGCCGCCTTCCTCAGTGGGGCCCTTCAG gctggctTCGAGCTTGTGGCAGTGGATGGAGAGAGCCTGGAGCAGGTGACCCACCAGCGAGCAGTGGACACCATCCGCCGGGCTTATCGAAACAAAGCTCGGGAACCCATGGAGCTTGTGGTCAGGGTCCCTGGGCCTGGCCCACTACCCTTACCCTCTGACTCATCTGCCCTCAGACCATTCCCCTGCTCGCTGACCCCTTGA
- the LZTS2 gene encoding leucine zipper putative tumor suppressor 2 isoform X1, whose translation MAIVQTLPLPLEPAPEAATAPQAQAMGSVSSLISGRPCPGGPAPPRHHGPPGPTFFRQQDGLLRGGYEAQEPLCPAVPPRKAVPGTSFTYINEDFRTESPPSPSSDIEDAREQRARNAHLRGPPPKLIPVSGKLEKNMEKILIRPTAFKPVLPKPRGAPSLPSFLGPRAAGLCGSQGSLTQLFGGPASSSSSSSSSAADKPLALSGWASGCPSGTLSDSGRNSLSSLPTYSTGGAEPATNSPGSHLPSHGPGRGALPGPARGAPTGPSHSDSGRSSSSKSTGSLGGRVAGGLLGSGPRGSPDSSSCGERSPPPPPPPPPPSDEALLHCVLEGKLRDREAELQQLRDSLDESEVTVCQGYEDRQRHCQREREALREDGAAQAQRAQRAQQLLQLQVFQLQQEKRQMQDDFAQLLQEREQLERRCATFEREQRELGPRLEETKWEVCQKSGEISLLKQQLKESQAELVQKGSELVALRVALREARAALRVSEGRARGLQEAARARELELEACSQELQRHHQEAERLREKAGQLDTEAAGLREPPVPPAMADPFLLAESDEAKAQRAAAGVGGSLRAQVERLRAELQRERRRGEEQRDSFEGERLAWQAEKEQVIRYQKQLQHNYIQMYRRNRQLEQELQQLSLELEARELADLGLAEPAPCICLEEITATEI comes from the exons ATGGCCATTGTGCAGACTCTGCCACTGCCACTGGAGCCTGCTCCTGAGGCTGCCACGGCCCCACAAGCTCAAGCCATGGGCAGCGTGAGCAGCCTCATCTCAGGCCGGCCCTGCCCTGGAGGGCCGGCTCCTCCCCGCCACCATGGCCCCCCTGGGCCCACCTTCTTCCGCCAGCAGGATGGGCTGCTGCGGGGTGGCTACGAGGCACAGGAGCCACTGTGCCCAGCTGTGCCCCCCAGGAAGGCTGTCCCTGGCACCAGCTTTACCTACATCAACGAGGACTTCCGGACAGAGTCACCCCCCAGCCCAAGCAGTGACATTGAGGATGCCCGAGAGCAGCGGGCACGCAATGCCCATCTCCGTGGACCCCCACCGAAGCTCATCCCTGTCTCCGGGAAGCTGGAGAAG AACATGGAGAAAATCCTGATTCGCCCAACAGCCTTCAAGCCAGTACTGCCCAAGCCTCGAGGGGCACCGTCCCTACCTAGCTTCCTGGGTCCTCGGGCCGCCGGACTGTGTGGGAGCCAGGGAAGCCTAACACAGCTGTTTGGGggccctgcctcctcttcctcttcctcctcctcctcggctgCCGACAAACCCCTGGCACTGAGTGGCTGGGCCAGTGGCTGCCCATCGGGGACGCTGTCTGACTCTGGCCGAAACTCATTGTCCAGCCTGCCCACTTACAGCACCGGGGGTGCTGAGCCGGCCACCAACTCCCCAGGCAGCCACCTGCCCTCCCACGGCCCTGGGCGGGGGGCACTGCCTGGGCCAGCCCGAGGGGCCCCTACTGGGCCCTCCCACTCGGACAGTGGCCGCTCTTCCTCTAGCAAGAGCACAGGCTCCCTGGGGGGCCGTGTGGCTGGGGGGCTCTTGGGCAGCGGTCCCCGGGGCTCCCCTGACAGTAGCTCCTGTGGGGagcgctccccacccccaccgccgcccccaccacccccttCGGACGAGGCCCTGCTGCACTGTGTCCTGGAAGGAAAGCTCCGTGACCGTGAGGCAGAGCTGCAGCAGCTGCGGGACAGTCTGGACGAGAGTGAGGTGACCGTGTGTCAG GGCTACGAGGACCGGCAGCGGCACTGCCAGAGAGAGCGCGAGGCCCTGCGTGAGGACGGTGCGGCCCAGGCACAGCGAGCACAGCGGGCCCAGCAGCTGCTGCAGCTGCAGGTGTTCCAGCTGCAGCAGGAGAAGCGGCAGATGCAGGATGACTTTGCGCAGCTGCTGCAGGAACGAGAGCAGCTGGAGCGGCGCTGTGCCACCTTTGAGCGGGAGCAGCGGGAGCTCGGGCCACGGCTGGAGGAGACCAAGTGGGAG gtgTGCCAGAAGTCAGGCGAGATCTCCCTGCTGAAGCAGCAACTGAAGGAGtctcaggcagagctggtgcagaAGGGCAGTGAGCTGGTGGCCCTGCGGGTGGCGCTGCGGGAGGCCCGGGCGGCACTGCGGGTCAGTGAGGGCCGGGCACGGGGCCTCCAGGAGGCAGCCCGAGCtcgggagctggagctggaggccTGTTCCCAGGAGCTACAACGGCACCACCAGGAGGCTGAGCGGCTACGGGAGAAAGCTGGGCAGTTGGACACCGAGGCGGCCGGCCTCCGGGAACCCCCTGTGCCACCTGCCATGGCTGACCCATTCCTCCTGGCAGAGAGCGATGAGGCCAAGGCGCAGAGGGCAGCagccggggtggggggcagccTGCGGGCCCAGGTGGAACGGCTGCGGGCAGAGCTACAGCGGGAGCGGCGGCGGGGCGAGGAGCAGCGGGACAGCTTCGAGGGGGAGCGGCTGGCCTGGCAGGCAGAGAAGGAGCAGGTGATCCGCTACCAGAAGCAGCTGCAGCACAACTATATCCAGATGTACCGGCGTAACCGGCAGCTGGAGCAGGAGCTGCAGCAGCTCAGCCTGGAGCTGGAGGCCCGGGAGCTCGCTGACCTGGGGCTGGCCGAGCCAGCCCCCTGCATCTGCCTGGAAGAGATCACCGCCACCGAAATCTAG